A DNA window from Chitinibacter fontanus contains the following coding sequences:
- a CDS encoding DUF4332 domain-containing protein — translation MTAIVDIEGVGEAYAAKLKDAGIATVEALLEKGKTPKGRDELAEATGISGKLILKWVNHADLFRIKGVAGQFAELLEAAGVDTVAELARRNAANLAEALAKTNEEKKLSGSTPSESQVANWIAEAKDLPRGVEY, via the coding sequence ATGACTGCAATCGTTGATATTGAAGGCGTTGGTGAAGCATATGCAGCAAAATTAAAAGATGCTGGTATCGCCACGGTTGAGGCTTTGCTGGAAAAAGGCAAAACCCCCAAAGGGCGCGACGAATTAGCAGAAGCAACTGGTATTTCTGGCAAGCTCATTCTCAAATGGGTAAACCATGCTGATTTATTCCGCATTAAAGGGGTGGCGGGCCAATTTGCCGAATTGCTCGAAGCGGCTGGAGTGGATACTGTTGCAGAATTGGCTCGACGTAATGCTGCAAACCTAGCCGAGGCATTGGCTAAAACTAATGAAGAGAAAAAACTCTCAGGCTCAACGCCGAGCGAGTCACAAGTGGCAAACTGGATTGCTGAAGCAAAAGACTTGCCGCGTGGGGTTGAATACTGA
- a CDS encoding c-type cytochrome, which yields MSGSNATASKGVAGMVLAALIGVPLVVYLLIKLFTSGMSTNLTSSTMTSEAVSARLQPVGVVKVVEGGAPGSRTGKGVFESVCISCHGAGLAGSPKFGDAGAWGARIAQGFDTLTKHALGGFNAMPAKGGAADLTDDEVKRAVAYMANAGGAKFTEPPVAGAAAGGAVDPNTKGKEIYGSTCVACHGSGAAGAPKFGDKAAWAPRLKDGVDAAIAIGVKGLNAMPPKGGYAGSDEEFKAAALYMINSSK from the coding sequence ATGAGCGGATCCAACGCAACTGCGTCTAAGGGCGTTGCTGGTATGGTTCTGGCAGCTTTGATTGGCGTGCCACTGGTTGTATATTTGCTGATTAAATTATTTACATCTGGCATGTCGACTAATCTGACTAGCTCGACAATGACCTCAGAAGCCGTGTCTGCACGGTTGCAGCCTGTCGGTGTTGTGAAAGTCGTTGAAGGTGGTGCGCCAGGTTCACGTACAGGTAAAGGTGTTTTTGAAAGTGTTTGTATCTCCTGTCACGGGGCTGGTCTGGCCGGTTCGCCTAAATTTGGTGATGCTGGAGCTTGGGGCGCTCGTATTGCTCAGGGTTTTGACACGCTGACTAAACACGCGCTGGGTGGCTTTAACGCGATGCCTGCTAAGGGCGGCGCAGCTGATTTGACTGATGATGAAGTTAAGCGCGCGGTTGCCTATATGGCCAATGCGGGTGGTGCGAAATTTACTGAGCCTCCTGTCGCTGGTGCTGCGGCTGGCGGTGCGGTTGATCCAAACACCAAAGGTAAAGAAATTTATGGCTCTACCTGTGTGGCCTGTCATGGCTCGGGTGCTGCTGGCGCACCAAAATTTGGTGATAAAGCGGCGTGGGCTCCACGTTTGAAAGATGGTGTTGATGCTGCAATTGCCATTGGGGTGAAAGGTTTAAATGCAATGCCGCCTAAAGGTGGTTACGCTGGCTCGGATGAAGAGTTTAAGGCAGCAGCGCTGTATATGATTAATTCATCGAAATAA
- a CDS encoding isomerizing glutamine--fructose-6-phosphate transaminase, whose translation MSILIGAIATHDASVILSHAISQLGQQTYHLSYGYAQGHQVTIEHPNRASELNASAAVGLLDLSLYPHNNSPIAFRERLLLAVLGHIENLAQLVSKLEALGYAQNLQRKEDVVAALIDWHNRKHRNLRLALQLTMQEIIGYFACCVVEAEQEDCLLCASKGPLLYIAQTPNGCYFSNEPNLIREHAALLVQLDNLEIAELTPHKVSCYGANAELLRKDPVPAHMAGHFAHHMLADIMGQPLIMAQLINHYLDNQLAQFLNQTGSSHRYQRVLMLASGSSHHATAIAQYWIEQLAGIPVRVEFASEFRYRQQTLFEPDTLVIAVSQSGETADTVAALRLAKQIGYTETLLVSNQNTSTLGKLCKYHLGQFAGKEIGATSTKTFSTQLLCLYFVALKLAEGRQHFSSAAIAELNQLPRAIAETLQLSPQLKLWARSLAQLENVFLIGRNIQLPVALEAAQKMKEVCYLHAEGYPTGEIKHGPVTLINQNIPVLACLPWDQYADKMLANLQEVKARQGEIYLLSDVELNSSEHFHYIKMPRKLPLLNPILYSITFQLLSYFTALSRGNNIDTPRNLSKTLDKE comes from the coding sequence ATGAGCATATTGATCGGCGCCATTGCCACCCACGATGCCAGCGTAATTTTAAGCCACGCCATTAGTCAGCTCGGCCAACAGACTTACCATCTCAGCTACGGCTATGCACAAGGCCATCAAGTCACAATTGAACATCCCAACCGAGCCAGTGAGCTCAATGCCAGTGCTGCAGTTGGCTTGCTCGATTTGAGCCTTTATCCGCATAACAACAGCCCCATTGCATTTCGGGAGCGATTACTATTGGCTGTACTGGGCCATATTGAAAACTTAGCTCAATTAGTTAGCAAACTAGAAGCTCTGGGTTATGCGCAAAATCTGCAACGTAAAGAAGACGTTGTGGCCGCCTTAATCGATTGGCATAACCGTAAACATCGTAACCTGCGGCTCGCATTGCAATTAACTATGCAAGAGATCATCGGGTATTTCGCATGTTGTGTTGTTGAGGCGGAACAAGAAGATTGTTTGCTATGTGCCAGCAAAGGCCCGCTACTGTATATCGCTCAAACGCCCAATGGCTGCTACTTTTCCAATGAGCCCAATTTAATTCGTGAACATGCCGCATTATTAGTGCAGCTAGACAATTTGGAAATTGCCGAGCTAACTCCACATAAAGTCAGTTGCTATGGCGCCAATGCTGAACTCTTGCGTAAAGACCCCGTTCCGGCGCATATGGCTGGCCATTTTGCACATCACATGCTAGCCGACATCATGGGACAGCCATTAATCATGGCACAACTGATTAATCATTATCTTGATAATCAGTTGGCCCAATTTTTGAACCAGACCGGATCATCACATCGCTATCAGCGAGTATTAATGTTAGCTAGTGGCTCTAGCCATCATGCAACGGCCATTGCGCAATACTGGATCGAACAATTGGCAGGCATTCCCGTTAGAGTTGAATTTGCAAGTGAGTTTCGCTATCGGCAACAGACTCTCTTTGAACCAGACACCTTGGTTATTGCCGTATCTCAATCGGGTGAAACTGCAGATACGGTTGCAGCATTACGATTGGCGAAACAAATCGGCTATACAGAGACTTTACTGGTTTCTAATCAAAACACCAGCACCTTGGGTAAATTGTGCAAATATCACTTAGGGCAATTTGCAGGGAAAGAAATTGGCGCCACTTCAACCAAAACCTTCTCGACCCAATTGCTATGCCTCTATTTCGTCGCGCTAAAGTTAGCCGAGGGACGGCAACATTTTTCCAGCGCCGCCATTGCAGAACTCAATCAATTGCCCCGCGCAATAGCAGAAACGCTGCAATTGAGCCCCCAACTGAAATTATGGGCTCGCTCATTGGCACAGCTGGAAAATGTGTTTTTGATCGGGCGTAATATTCAATTACCTGTTGCCCTCGAGGCCGCACAGAAGATGAAAGAGGTTTGCTACCTGCATGCTGAAGGTTATCCGACTGGCGAAATCAAGCATGGCCCCGTGACCCTAATTAATCAAAATATCCCCGTACTGGCTTGCCTGCCATGGGATCAATATGCCGACAAAATGCTCGCTAATTTACAGGAGGTAAAAGCTCGGCAAGGTGAGATTTATCTGCTCAGCGACGTGGAGCTAAATTCCAGTGAGCATTTTCACTATATTAAAATGCCTCGCAAACTGCCGTTGTTAAACCCGATTTTATATAGCATAACCTTTCAGTTATTGAGCTACTTCACCGCACTTAGCCGCGGCAACAATATCGATACGCCGCGTAATTTGAGTAAAACGCTCGATAAAGAATAA
- a CDS encoding exodeoxyribonuclease VII small subunit, giving the protein MAKVSKPQLPESYEAGVAELDALIAQMEAGQMPLEASLAAYQRGTELLRFCESKLAAAEQQVKILEAGELKPMSDTGA; this is encoded by the coding sequence ATGGCCAAAGTGAGCAAACCGCAGTTGCCCGAAAGCTATGAAGCTGGCGTGGCCGAGCTCGATGCGCTGATTGCCCAAATGGAAGCTGGGCAAATGCCGCTGGAGGCCAGTCTGGCGGCTTACCAGCGTGGTACCGAGCTGCTACGTTTTTGCGAGAGCAAGCTGGCCGCCGCTGAACAGCAAGTTAAAATTCTGGAAGCGGGCGAGCTCAAACCCATGTCGGATACAGGGGCGTAA
- a CDS encoding polyprenyl synthetase family protein produces MTATALQFKDWMGQVQAQMESALSHYLPASTHIPERLHDAMRYSVLDGGKRVRPLLVFAAGQLVDAEPQRLQAVGAAVEMIHAYSLVHDDMPPMDNDVLRRGKPTVHIAFGEATALLAGDALQTAAFDVLTASTLADQPQDQLKMVNILARASGSLGMCGGQGIDLYSVGQALTLPELEHMHILKTGALIRAAVLLGSYCGTPLSDEQRTDLDHYAKCIGLAFQVVDDILDCEADSATLGKTAGKDAANNKPTYVALLGMKGAKQKAEELKQAAFTALASFGEKAQLLHALAGYIVDRKY; encoded by the coding sequence ATGACAGCAACTGCATTGCAATTTAAAGATTGGATGGGGCAAGTGCAGGCTCAGATGGAAAGTGCCTTGAGCCACTATCTGCCAGCCAGTACCCATATTCCCGAGCGCCTGCATGATGCCATGCGGTATAGCGTGCTCGATGGCGGTAAACGCGTGCGTCCTTTGCTGGTGTTTGCGGCTGGGCAATTGGTCGATGCCGAACCGCAACGCTTGCAAGCGGTGGGCGCTGCCGTGGAAATGATCCACGCATATTCATTGGTGCACGACGATATGCCACCGATGGACAACGACGTATTGCGCCGTGGTAAGCCAACCGTTCACATAGCCTTTGGTGAAGCGACTGCTTTGCTGGCGGGCGATGCGCTGCAAACTGCGGCGTTTGATGTGTTAACAGCCAGTACTTTGGCAGATCAGCCACAAGATCAATTGAAAATGGTCAATATTCTGGCCCGTGCTTCCGGTAGTCTGGGTATGTGTGGCGGACAAGGCATTGATTTATATAGTGTGGGGCAAGCGCTCACCCTGCCTGAGCTAGAGCATATGCACATTCTGAAAACCGGTGCGCTGATTCGCGCCGCCGTGTTGCTCGGCTCGTATTGTGGCACGCCGCTCAGCGATGAGCAGCGTACTGACTTGGATCATTACGCCAAATGTATTGGCCTGGCGTTTCAGGTGGTTGATGATATTCTCGATTGTGAAGCCGATTCGGCCACCCTCGGTAAAACCGCGGGCAAAGATGCCGCAAACAATAAACCGACCTATGTGGCATTACTTGGAATGAAGGGGGCGAAGCAGAAGGCTGAAGAGTTGAAACAAGCCGCGTTTACAGCCTTGGCTTCATTTGGTGAAAAAGCCCAGTTATTGCATGCCCTTGCTGGGTATATTGTTGATCGCAAGTATTAA
- the dxs gene encoding 1-deoxy-D-xylulose-5-phosphate synthase, translated as MNCPVKYPLLDSIDSPHDLRKIDRKDLPQVAQEVRQFLLGSVSQTGGHFASNLGAVELTVALHYVFETPHDRLVWDVGHQSYPHKILTGRKHRMHTMRQQGGLAGFPKRDESEYDTFGVGHSSTSIGAALGMAEAALLKGEKRKAIAVIGDGAMTAGQAIEALFNAGHRDLTDLLVILNDNEMSISPNVGAFNNYLAKLLSGKFYNGIRQASGKVLDAMPPLKELAKKGEESVKGFLTPGTLFEEIGFNYIGPIDGHDMETLVSTLSNIKELHGPQFLHVVTKKGNGYKLAVADPVKYHAVTPFTPEDGMTAGKSGGKPSFTQVFGDWLCDMAKLDEKLIGITPAMREGSGMVRFHAEHPDRYFDVGIAEQHAVTFAGGLACEGLKPVVAIYSTFLQRAYDQLIHDVALQNLDVTFAIDRAGLVGADGPTHAGSFDLSYLRCIPNVAILAPGDENECRQMLYTAYQYPGTACVRYPRGSGMGAKVEANMVALPWGKGEIRREAAPSEGKKVAILAFGTVLEPALKAAEALNATVANMRFIKPLDTELVASLAASHDLIVTVEDNAIMGGAGSAVIEAMMANGICKPVLQLGLPDSYVEHGEQKAILALCGLDATGIAASIEQKLATL; from the coding sequence ATGAATTGCCCTGTGAAATATCCCTTACTCGATTCGATTGATAGCCCGCACGATCTGCGCAAAATTGATCGCAAAGATCTGCCGCAAGTGGCGCAAGAAGTGCGCCAGTTTTTGTTGGGCTCGGTCAGCCAAACTGGCGGCCACTTTGCTTCCAACTTGGGCGCGGTTGAGCTGACTGTGGCGCTGCACTATGTGTTTGAGACGCCGCACGATCGTTTGGTATGGGATGTAGGGCATCAAAGTTACCCGCACAAAATCCTGACTGGCCGTAAACATCGCATGCACACGATGCGCCAACAGGGCGGTCTGGCTGGTTTTCCCAAGCGCGATGAATCCGAATATGACACTTTTGGCGTGGGCCACTCGTCGACTTCAATTGGCGCTGCGCTCGGTATGGCTGAAGCCGCGCTTTTGAAAGGCGAAAAGCGCAAAGCGATTGCCGTGATTGGCGATGGCGCAATGACGGCCGGGCAGGCGATTGAAGCACTGTTTAACGCCGGCCATCGCGATTTAACCGATCTGCTGGTGATCTTGAACGACAACGAAATGTCGATCTCACCGAATGTGGGCGCGTTTAATAATTATTTGGCCAAGCTGTTGTCGGGCAAATTTTATAACGGTATTCGCCAAGCTTCGGGCAAAGTGCTCGATGCAATGCCGCCGCTCAAAGAGCTGGCGAAAAAGGGTGAAGAAAGCGTAAAGGGCTTTCTGACCCCTGGCACTTTGTTTGAAGAAATTGGCTTTAACTATATTGGCCCGATTGACGGCCACGATATGGAAACGCTGGTATCGACATTATCTAATATTAAAGAGCTGCACGGCCCGCAGTTTTTGCACGTCGTCACCAAAAAAGGCAATGGGTATAAGCTGGCAGTGGCCGACCCAGTTAAGTATCACGCGGTTACCCCCTTTACGCCTGAAGACGGTATGACGGCGGGCAAGAGCGGTGGCAAGCCAAGTTTTACGCAGGTATTTGGCGACTGGCTGTGTGACATGGCCAAGCTCGATGAGAAGCTGATTGGCATTACACCAGCCATGCGCGAGGGTAGCGGCATGGTGCGTTTTCATGCCGAGCATCCTGATCGCTATTTTGATGTCGGTATCGCCGAGCAACACGCAGTGACGTTTGCCGGTGGTTTGGCCTGTGAAGGGCTAAAACCCGTCGTGGCGATTTATTCAACATTTTTGCAACGCGCGTATGACCAACTCATCCACGACGTTGCACTACAAAATCTCGATGTCACGTTTGCTATTGACCGCGCCGGTTTAGTTGGGGCCGATGGCCCAACGCACGCAGGTAGCTTTGATTTGTCTTATCTGCGCTGCATTCCGAATGTGGCCATTTTGGCTCCGGGCGACGAAAACGAATGCCGACAAATGCTGTATACCGCGTACCAATACCCGGGCACGGCCTGTGTACGCTACCCGCGTGGTAGCGGTATGGGTGCGAAGGTTGAGGCCAATATGGTCGCGCTGCCTTGGGGCAAGGGCGAAATTCGCCGTGAAGCGGCGCCAAGCGAAGGCAAAAAAGTCGCGATCTTGGCCTTTGGCACGGTGCTGGAGCCTGCTCTGAAAGCGGCTGAGGCGCTCAATGCCACAGTTGCCAATATGCGCTTTATCAAGCCGCTGGATACTGAGCTAGTGGCATCGCTGGCCGCAAGTCACGATCTGATCGTGACGGTGGAAGACAATGCGATTATGGGTGGCGCGGGTAGTGCCGTGATCGAAGCGATGATGGCGAACGGCATTTGCAAACCGGTGCTGCAATTAGGCTTGCCGGATAGCTATGTTGAACATGGCGAGCAAAAAGCCATCCTAGCCCTCTGTGGCCTTGATGCGACGGGCATTGCAGCGAGTATTGAGCAAAAACTAGCCACGCTGTAA
- a CDS encoding leucine-rich repeat-containing protein kinase family protein: protein MHTLEQLCTGQLLGITRLDLSANLSEFPRQIFELADTLEILNLSGNQLNSLPDDLPRLHKLKVIFCSDNHFTELPAVLGQCAQLEMVGFRANQISHVPAAALPVQLRWLILTDNQLTQLPEQLGQATRLQKLMLAGNQLSELPATLANCHNLELVRIAANRFEALPECLLNLPKLAWLAFAGNPCADRVEAAMVAKYSVPMVSWNELRLGDMLGEGASGQIFAADWFEHGVQQGRRVAVKRFKSAVTSDGVPRCEMDACIAAGTHPNLIPVLAQIDDASKPALVLGLIDQDYQILAGPPSLASCTRDIFTPETQFTLHVILNILQGIASAILQTNAHGLIHGDVYAHNILYRVDGECLLGDLGAASFMPAEHRSALMAIEMRAFSCLLDDLLSRCSVAADHQQWLALRELQQQCGNAELRLRPDMPWVAAKLAQISARVIE from the coding sequence ATGCACACTTTGGAACAACTGTGTACCGGGCAGCTGCTCGGTATCACTCGCCTCGATTTGTCGGCCAATCTCAGCGAATTTCCGCGCCAGATTTTTGAGCTGGCGGATACCTTAGAAATCCTCAATCTTTCCGGCAACCAGCTCAACAGCTTGCCCGACGATTTGCCACGACTGCACAAGCTGAAGGTCATTTTCTGCTCCGATAATCACTTTACCGAGCTGCCCGCCGTGCTCGGGCAATGCGCGCAGTTGGAAATGGTGGGCTTTCGCGCCAATCAAATCAGCCACGTTCCTGCCGCTGCTTTGCCAGTGCAATTGCGTTGGCTGATTTTGACCGACAATCAACTGACGCAATTGCCGGAACAATTAGGTCAAGCTACGCGGCTGCAAAAGCTGATGCTGGCGGGCAATCAACTGAGCGAATTGCCTGCCACGCTGGCCAACTGCCACAATCTCGAATTAGTGCGTATCGCCGCGAATCGCTTTGAAGCGCTCCCAGAATGCCTACTCAACTTGCCTAAACTCGCGTGGCTGGCCTTTGCGGGTAACCCGTGTGCCGATCGCGTTGAAGCGGCGATGGTGGCGAAGTACTCCGTGCCAATGGTGAGTTGGAACGAATTGCGCTTGGGCGATATGCTGGGCGAGGGCGCATCGGGGCAGATTTTTGCTGCAGATTGGTTTGAACACGGCGTGCAGCAAGGGCGACGCGTAGCGGTCAAACGCTTTAAATCGGCCGTCACCAGCGACGGTGTGCCGCGTTGTGAAATGGATGCGTGCATCGCCGCGGGCACGCACCCCAATTTAATCCCCGTACTTGCCCAGATTGACGATGCAAGCAAGCCTGCGCTGGTGCTGGGACTCATCGATCAGGACTATCAAATCCTTGCAGGGCCACCTAGCTTGGCAAGCTGTACGCGCGACATTTTTACGCCTGAGACGCAATTCACACTGCACGTGATTTTGAATATTTTGCAGGGTATAGCCTCGGCAATATTGCAAACCAATGCTCATGGCTTAATACATGGTGACGTATATGCGCATAATATTCTGTATAGGGTCGATGGCGAATGCTTGTTGGGTGATCTAGGCGCAGCATCTTTTATGCCAGCGGAACATCGCAGTGCGTTAATGGCCATTGAAATGCGGGCTTTTTCCTGTTTGCTTGATGATTTGTTAAGTCGCTGTTCTGTAGCGGCAGATCATCAGCAATGGCTTGCCTTGCGGGAATTGCAGCAGCAATGTGGCAATGCAGAACTGCGCTTAAGACCTGACATGCCATGGGTGGCCGCAAAATTGGCCCAAATTAGTGCGCGAGTGATTGAGTGA
- a CDS encoding hybrid sensor histidine kinase/response regulator has protein sequence MRQLLNRWRQAERSILISAAIFLLLTFVLIVFFQLRQLSTLRQYAPVGVDNAVWPYTQLSIEYHRLQAQIDRTLLTQGNPAELERLQTRYDMFVSRVEIILHAKTALPLSSQPANQKTVQAITELVKFGDERLNGQTIQDYDAMWLRSLQARLNLLEEGIGQFLLQANLGSAHEADIRSKTVQQQALISTLIAVFQFILLIGLMIMIYRQYALANKRQIELEVLNHTLEQTSLMAQQTSNAKTQFVTNMSHEIRTPMNGVVGMLDLLADTSLNPRQRELTDTARNSARHLLALLNDILDVAKLESGKLTLENQPYDLARLLNEVQQLLLGQAQIKQVGLQLNLPDDFHHWQLGDEVRVRQVMFNLIGNAVKFTECGQVEISLEVQPEHFQIAVKDSGIGMSAQTLSQLFQRFNQGDTSTTRKYGGTGLGLEISRTLMEMMGGDISVESTLGQGSIFTVNLPRHDCEAPVATSAAADHEQLSSLRILAVDDNPINLKVIGALLQKLGQQVSFANNGEEAINAVQQAQFDLILMDGQMPVMDGAEATRRIRQLGGSFTRLPIVALTADVLSEARDHYLAAGMNDYLSKPIDMAALKRLLYLVGRGEPLSHP, from the coding sequence ATGCGCCAGCTATTAAATCGCTGGCGCCAAGCAGAGCGATCAATCCTGATCTCTGCGGCGATTTTTTTATTACTCACTTTCGTACTGATTGTGTTTTTTCAGTTACGGCAATTGAGCACCCTGCGCCAGTACGCGCCGGTTGGCGTGGATAATGCGGTGTGGCCCTACACGCAGTTGAGTATTGAATACCATCGCCTGCAAGCTCAGATTGACCGTACACTCCTCACGCAGGGTAATCCGGCGGAGCTTGAACGCTTGCAAACGCGGTATGACATGTTTGTCAGCCGTGTCGAAATCATCTTGCACGCAAAAACGGCTCTCCCCTTATCAAGCCAGCCAGCTAACCAGAAAACAGTGCAAGCCATCACTGAGCTAGTGAAATTCGGTGATGAGCGTCTTAATGGACAAACCATTCAAGACTACGATGCAATGTGGCTCAGATCGCTTCAGGCACGGCTGAATTTACTCGAAGAAGGCATCGGGCAGTTTTTGCTACAAGCAAATCTAGGTTCAGCTCACGAAGCCGATATCCGCTCGAAAACAGTGCAGCAACAAGCGCTGATTTCCACCCTGATTGCCGTTTTTCAGTTTATCTTGCTGATCGGGCTGATGATTATGATTTATCGCCAATATGCCTTAGCAAATAAGCGACAAATCGAATTAGAAGTCCTTAATCACACACTGGAACAAACCAGTCTGATGGCTCAGCAAACCAGCAATGCCAAAACCCAGTTTGTGACCAATATGAGCCACGAAATTCGCACCCCGATGAATGGCGTCGTCGGGATGCTCGATTTACTAGCAGATACCAGCTTAAACCCTCGCCAACGCGAATTAACCGACACGGCACGCAATTCTGCCCGCCACTTACTTGCCTTACTCAATGATATTTTAGATGTTGCCAAACTGGAGTCGGGCAAACTCACACTAGAAAACCAGCCCTATGATTTGGCACGCTTGCTCAATGAAGTGCAGCAGCTATTACTCGGCCAGGCACAAATCAAGCAAGTTGGATTACAACTGAATTTGCCGGATGATTTTCATCACTGGCAATTGGGGGATGAAGTCCGTGTACGGCAAGTCATGTTCAATTTAATTGGCAATGCCGTGAAATTTACGGAATGCGGACAAGTCGAGATTAGCCTAGAGGTTCAACCAGAGCATTTTCAAATTGCGGTGAAAGACAGCGGTATTGGTATGAGCGCCCAAACTTTATCGCAGTTATTTCAGCGCTTTAACCAAGGCGACACATCGACCACCCGCAAATATGGCGGCACAGGTTTAGGTCTGGAAATATCGCGCACATTGATGGAAATGATGGGAGGAGACATCAGCGTTGAAAGCACCTTGGGCCAAGGTTCGATCTTCACCGTTAATTTACCGCGTCATGATTGCGAGGCACCCGTTGCCACAAGCGCCGCTGCCGATCACGAACAGCTCTCTAGTCTCCGCATTTTAGCCGTGGATGATAATCCAATTAATTTGAAGGTGATTGGCGCCTTATTACAGAAACTGGGTCAACAGGTTTCTTTTGCCAATAATGGCGAAGAAGCCATCAATGCAGTACAGCAAGCGCAATTTGACCTGATATTAATGGATGGGCAAATGCCAGTCATGGATGGTGCGGAGGCCACTCGCCGGATTCGGCAATTGGGTGGCTCATTTACTCGTTTGCCTATTGTTGCACTAACTGCAGATGTGCTGAGCGAGGCTCGCGATCATTATTTAGCAGCGGGCATGAATGATTACTTAAGTAAACCAATCGACATGGCCGCCCTCAAACGCCTGCTCTATCTAGTAGGCCGCGGCGAGCCCTTAAGCCATCCCTAA
- a CDS encoding molybdopterin-dependent oxidoreductase has protein sequence MKPWGVLISALMLVFSTYAVALDPPAGKAVLTLSGKISNKNQGNLAVLDAKQLDKLPWAEIKTTNPWYPGESVFRGPLLKDVLALVGASGTQLQIKALNDYATMVPLEDASKYRPILARTLNGKLLMPRDKGPLFLVYPYDSNKALQSELFYGRSAWQIATIEVQ, from the coding sequence ATGAAACCTTGGGGCGTATTGATTTCAGCGTTGATGCTGGTTTTTTCCACCTATGCGGTTGCTCTCGATCCCCCCGCTGGTAAAGCCGTACTTACGCTCAGCGGGAAAATTAGCAATAAAAATCAGGGAAATCTGGCGGTACTCGATGCCAAACAACTGGATAAGTTACCCTGGGCTGAAATCAAAACCACCAACCCATGGTATCCGGGCGAAAGTGTCTTTCGCGGCCCATTGCTAAAAGATGTACTAGCCCTGGTCGGCGCAAGCGGTACGCAGTTGCAAATTAAAGCACTGAACGATTATGCCACCATGGTGCCACTTGAAGATGCGAGCAAGTATCGCCCGATATTGGCGCGTACCTTGAATGGCAAACTATTGATGCCGCGTGATAAAGGCCCACTGTTTTTGGTTTATCCGTACGACAGCAATAAAGCACTACAAAGCGAGCTATTTTATGGTCGTTCAGCTTGGCAAATTGCCACCATTGAGGTGCAATAA